From the Papaver somniferum cultivar HN1 chromosome 2, ASM357369v1, whole genome shotgun sequence genome, the window tttttttgtgggtttgtgcTGTAGTGACGTTCATGAAATAATGACTGAAAGCATAGGTGTTGTTTTTATGCCTCATGGTCTTGGGCATTTGTTAGGCATCGACACATATGATCCTGGTGGTTACCCTAAGGTGATTTACTGTTTTTCAATGGAGTGATTGTTTCATTGTTGCTCGCTTTTTTGGTACAATCTGAGATTTTACGTGATTGACAGGAAATAGAGAGGCCAAAGGAACCAGGATTGAAATCTTTGCGTACAGCTAGAGATCTCCGAGAGGGAATGGTTAGTAACCTAGAAAACAAGACATTCACAGCCAACTATATTGCAATCTTCAAGAAGGCTAAAACCTTATGTATATCTCTGCAGGTAATTGCACAGCCTTATTGCAATCTGCAAGGAATTAACATTGTCCTCTATAACTATCAATGTCAAGTTTTCtgcttttttgtctttttttctttcgagATGTGTGTTTTTATCAAATGGGTTTCTGGAATCACAAATCAAAATTATGCAtctgatttttttgttgttgaagga encodes:
- the LOC113351269 gene encoding xaa-Pro dipeptidase-like; the protein is MTESIGVVFMPHGLGHLLGIDTYDPGGYPKEIERPKEPGLKSLRTARDLREGMVSNLENKTFTANYIAIFKKAKTLCISLQEVLVT